The Urbifossiella limnaea nucleotide sequence CGCTGGTGCTGCACGGCCCCACCGGCGTCGGCAAGACGCACCTGCTCGAGGGCATCTTCCTCGGCCTGCGGCGCGCCGGCGAGCGGCCGTGCTACGTCACCGCGGAGGAGTTCACCACGCGGTTCGTGCAGGCGTCGCGGCTCGGCAAGATGGGCTCGTTCCGCCGGCAGTTCCGCGAGTGCTCGGCGCTGCTGCTGGACAACCTGAACTTCCTCGCCACCAAGCGGGCCACGCAGGAGGAGTTCCTCAACACGTTCGACGCGCTCGTGGCCGACGGCCGGCAGGTCGTGGTGACAACCGACTGTCACCCGCGGCTGGCGGACGACCTGCTGCCGGAGCTGGCCGACCGGCTGCTCGGCGGCGCCGTGTGGGGGCTGCTCCCGCCCGACCCCGAGACGCGGCTCGGCATCCTGCGGAAGAAGTCGAGCACGGCCGGGCCGCCGGTGCCGGACGCGGTGCTCAAGTACCTGTCGAGCCACCTGCGGGGGAACGTCCGCGAGCTGGAGGGCGCGGTGAACAGCGTCCGCCACTACGCGAAGGTGACGGGCCGACCGGCCGACACGTCGCTGGCCCGCGAGGCGCTCGGCGATCTGCTGCGGCACGCGGTCCGGGTGGTGACGGTGCCCGACGTGGACGCGGCCGTGTGCACGACGCTGCGGCTGGCGACGGGCACGCTGCAATCCAAGGCGCGGACGTGGGCGGTGACGCACCCGCGGATGGTGGCGGTGTTCCTGTGCCGCAAGCACACCGCGGCGACGTACGGCGAGATCAGCAAGCACTTCGGGGCGAAGACGCACAGCACGGCGGTGGCGGCCGAGAAGAAGGTGCGGGCGTGGCTGGCGGCCGACGCCCGGGTGGCGATCGGCGACCGC carries:
- a CDS encoding DnaA/Hda family protein; the protein is MADAVAARIGAERFALWFAAHVRFVGLGSELVVVARNDSCRDWIEHTFGQAVRAAAAEAAGAPLPVRWVVDAEAFAEPVGTKSEARDPKPDPPGAKPDAPRTRTDSGSRPARPQTDLFGDPVEPRRAKPKRADPEAVGFDLAPRAGRRWKKLDDFVVGPCNRVAHASAASVVEDPAQGANPLVLHGPTGVGKTHLLEGIFLGLRRAGERPCYVTAEEFTTRFVQASRLGKMGSFRRQFRECSALLLDNLNFLATKRATQEEFLNTFDALVADGRQVVVTTDCHPRLADDLLPELADRLLGGAVWGLLPPDPETRLGILRKKSSTAGPPVPDAVLKYLSSHLRGNVRELEGAVNSVRHYAKVTGRPADTSLAREALGDLLRHAVRVVTVPDVDAAVCTTLRLATGTLQSKARTWAVTHPRMVAVFLCRKHTAATYGEISKHFGAKTHSTAVAAEKKVRAWLAADARVAIGDRDWPAKELVDRVERELQR